The Bacillus thermozeamaize DNA window CGGTTCACCCGCTCTGCGAACTGCCTGTAGGTGAAGCGCTTTCCTTCGTCCACGACAGCCAGTTTTTCCGGGTAATACTTGACCGCACGGCGCAACCAGTCCAGCGGCGTTAAAGGCACCAACATGGGCACAACCACCTCCTGATGGCAAATGGTTCATCTGCGATGAATGTATTCGTCTTAACCAATGATCCGGTTTAACTTTGAATTTGAACAAGATGAGTCAGTCCTTGCAACAAAGCCCGCTTTGCTTCACAGCGAAATGGTACCGTTTTCATAAATAACCGGAACATCCATCTGACAAAAGCGTGACAAAAGCGCGCCAATGGCTGGATGGCTTGTGTGACCCCGCTTTCCTTGGGCATCCCTCCATGAGAATGAGTTGCTTTACACCCCTTATTCTAACATTGGACTTAAAAAATATTCAAGAACATTTTTACCATTTCATAGTTTTAAATTAATACAAAAATATAGTTTATCATTTTAATTCCCAACGTCCGGCATCCCGCACACGAAATTTTTCCATCATTTTGTAAAAAGAAGATTCCAGATCAATGCCGAGCGAATTGGCAAAACAGACGAGGATAAACAGGCAATCGGCCAGCTCCATATCCACGCTGTTTTCCGGTTCGTCTGCCTTTTTGGGCTTCTCCCCATAATGGTGATTGATTTCCCGCGCCAACTCCCCCACCTCTTCGCTCAGGCGGGCCAGCATGGCCAACGGGCTGAAATAACCCACTTTGAACTGGCCGATATAATCATCCACCATTTTTTGCATCTCTTTCAGGGTAAGGTCTGCTTTCTCGCACCGAACGTTGTCGCCGTTACCTGTCACCATGTTCGCCGCTCCTTTCTCTTATTCGGTGAATGTGAGGATAAACTTTTCCAATACTTTACGGACCCCTTCGTGATTGTTGCTGTCGGTCACCAGGTCTGCCTGTCCGCGCACCTCCTCCGGCGCGTTGGCCACAGCAACCCCCAGTCCGGCCAACTGAAGCATTTCCAAATCGTTAAAATAATTGCCGATCGCAATCGTTTGGCTTATGTCCACGCCAAGAGCGGAAGCGACCTTCATCAGCGCGGCCCCCTTGTTTACGCCTTGGGCCAGGCAATCGATGAAATAAGGGCCGCTCCTGAAAAATTGCGCCTTTTCCGCGAATCGGCGGATGACCTCAGGATAAGCCTGATCAATCTGCTGTGGCGGGCCACTGATGGTGATCTTCACCGGCATCTGTTTAAGCTGCATCAAATCCCGCACTTTTTTCGGCTCTGCAAAATATTTTCGGTATATCGACAATAGCTGCTCATTCAGACTTTCGACATAAATGCCTTCTCCTGTCGTAAAGTCTACATGCAGGCCGTACTCGCGGCAAAACGACAAAACCTCTTTTACAACCTGCCGCGAAATGGTGGTCTGCTCCAAAATTCCCCTCTCCGGCAACCACAAGGTTCCCCCATTGTCCGAAATTAAAGGGATAGGTTTTTTAAAATGTTGGAGCAGCGGCTTTGTCGAAAACAGAGAGCGTCCCGTACACAACACCACGTGGCAATAATCCAGGGATCGGTTCATCGTCTCTACCGTCCGGGGAGGCATTTCATACTGATCGTTTAACAACGTCCCATCCACATCGATGGCAACCAATCGATAACGCATTTTGTCTCTCCTTTTCCACGATGTACGTCTCGGATGCTCGGTTTTAATCTGAATAATCTTGACAACCATCCTATTCTTCAATATATTAAAAAGCAAAGTATAGAAACGTGTCTGAATGTTTTATCACATCTCCTTCACCACCTATCATGAAGGAGGGTCCAACATGGGTTTGTCTTTGCATCACCGGCTTGATCAGCTCTTGAATGACGGGGCTGCGTTATTTCTCGAAAATCGCCAGACGATACAAGAATACTGGAAAAAAATGTTGTATCAGTTGACCGAGAATCAATCCCCGCCTTGGAATGACCATAAACTGGTTCACAAGACCAGCTGGATCGCCCATCTGTTCTTGAAATATATTCCGGCATTGACCAGCACAAATTCGGAACAAACCCTAAAGTTGTTACGGGAAGAATGGCAAGCCCAAATTCCCGAGGAGATGGAACCAAGCCAATTGATTCTCATCCTGTCCTTATTGGAAAATACGGTCCACCAGGCTGTTCGCAAAATGCCTGGGGCAAACTACCAGCGTCACCAAGTGATTCACTATCTCTTTTCGATACTCGGACAACACGTGTTGGGACCTGGTTCCATCCCCATCGATGTACAGGATTTTTTACAACATCTGTTCCGTATTGACGACATCCCGCTGTACTGGATTGCCAGGCTGGAATACCAGGCAGGCAGCTATGCGGTAAAGGACATGCTCTTTCCAAAGGAACGCGAAGTGCCCCTGCCGCTCCTGGAGTTAACGAAAATGCTCAAGGCAGAAACAAAAGAAGTTTTGATCGAAGCCATTTTAAAATTGATCGGACAACCCGAAGAACCGTCACAAACGGAGGTCATCTCCTTTTCATTGAATCAAGAAAATCTGTTGTTTGCAACAGCCAAAGAAACAAGCGCATTTATGAAACCGTTTTTATCGTTCGCGATGCAGCTCCTGAAACAACATCAGATCCTGGCGATGCAGGAAGGATATTGGAAAGATGCGCTGATTCTGTTTGACGAGTCCATCATCCAAGCGAAAAACTTGCAAGAGACACTGGAGAAAATTTCTGCCGGATTTGTCAATTACCTGCCTTTTGAACGAGCGGCTCTCTTCTCCTACTCGCAGACAGATCACTCCGGCATCGGCATTTTTGGTTATCAGGTCAACGATCATGCCATTCGCAAAATCAGGGAACATATTTCCAATATTCCCCTCATCAGCTATGGACTTCAGAAAATTCAGCCTATTTATGTACCCAGCGCGGCACAAGGATTGCCGAATCATTATGTCAAACAGTTCCAACTCGAATCCGTGGTGGTCACCCCACTGTTTGCTCCATCCAAAAACAAATTGATCGGCGCGGCGATACTGGATCAAGGCGAAGGAAAACCATTCGAACTGCCTAGTGACACATTGACGGCGCTGATGAAATTCAGCAAGCATGCAGCCGAAACATTGGTCAAATATTGGAACGGCGAGCAATTGAATTTTTCGCCCCTGTCCACTGTACGACTCTCACCCAGGGAATATGATGTCCTGAAATTGATGGCTGAAGGCGCCTCCATCAGTGAAGCAGCCCAAGCCCTTCACCTCAGTGAATATACGGTGCGGGATTACGTCACAGCAGCCATGAAAAAACTGAATGCCAAGAATCGGACGCATGCGGTAGCCATTGCCTTGAAAATGGGACTGATTTCTTGACAAAAAAGAAGAGGATGGACGACGAGCGTCCATCCTTCAATCGTTTACGGTTACATGTCAGGGAGAGATGAGATGAAATGATTTTCCCCAATGCTGACCAAATCAGGAAGCGCTGACAACCTCTTCATCCAGCGTGTCGAACTCCTTGTTGGTTTCCTGTACCAACTCCTGCATCGACTGCTTTTTGGCCCGCTCAATCTTGCTCAAGCGGATGGCGAACTGTTTTTGCGCATACTCCGTTGTAAAACCTGGCTCCATCCCAAACACGCCTGCGTTTTCATCACTGCGTTCTGTGGTTAAACCAATGGCATACGGGAACAACTTGTTCATCTGATCCATGAAGACATCATAATTGCGCGAGTCCTTGTTCACCAGACGGGAGATCAGGTAGGTGCCGTAACCGATGTGCCGACCCTCATCCCGGTTGATGTAGTCGATCCCCTTCAGCAGCCCGGGCATCAGCCCGTTTTTCTTCAAGGTTTGACGGAAAGCGTAGTAACCCGTTTCCGCCAACGTCCCTTCCACAATCATATTGTACGTGGCGGATGCCCTGACCAGCGCCTCATCCGAGGCATCGGTAACCAGCCGATCCATCACTTTCGGCAACTCTTCATAAAAAATCTTCTTATAATTTTCCCCGTGCAAACCGTTCAAGTCTTCCGTAACGCCTACCGCATCCAACCATCGAGTAAAAAATTCTACGTGTTTGGCTTCTTCAAACAGGAACGTCGTGAGATACATCTCGTCTTCCAACTCGCCGCGGCGGCCGACAGCGCCCAGCAAGGGAACCAGATCCAGGGTCACTGCTTCCTCGCCGGCGACGAACAAAGAGACCAGGGTCAATACATACTCCCTTTCCTGCTCGTTCAACCTTTTGAAATCCTCGGCATCCTGGCTGAAATCCAAATCCCTCGGATTCCATGTCCCGTACAGCTTCGCCTTTTCATACAGTCGATAGGCCGGTGAATTCCAATTGATCCGCTTCGCGCTGGATGACTGATATCCTTCTCGCGACTGGCCCAACTCTCTGATTTGCATGTTAATCCCTCCATTTGCATTTGATAAAATGATAAATATTTTATAAAAATTATATACATGTAAAAGCGCTAACGTGAACCGGAAACATTTATGTTGACACAGTGGAAAAACCTGCCACTTTTTCGCCGACCGCGGTGATTAACTCCACGGGCAAGCGGAAAAACACGGCAGTCGGATCGCTGGCGACAGCATCAATCGTTTTGATCAAATCATCCGCTGAAATATTGAACTCGGCGAAGGTGGAAGGCAAACCCACCTGTTGCTGCAGCGTCCGGATCTTCTGGACCACTTCACCAAGAACCTGCTCCGGCGCTTTCCCCCGTGCATCAAGCCGCAGCGCTTCAGCCAAGTCAGCGACTTTTGGCATGTACAAATGCGGCAGGCTCTCCATCACAACAGGCAAAAACACCGCACAGGCCAGGCCGTGTGGTATCCGGAACAAAGCGCCATAAGCGTGTGCAAAATTGTGTACGGGCACGACCGCCATCGACATGCCAAAAGCGATAATCCCCATCGTACTGGCTTGCAGCATCTGCATTCTGGCGTTTAAATTTTTTCCATTCTCCACTGCTTCCGGCAGATTGGCTTCTATCAAGCGAATAGCGTGCAGCGCGTGGGCGTCCGTAAAGGCCGTTGCGCGCGGTGAGGCAACCGCTTCGATCGCGTGTGTCAGCGCATCAAATCCGGTGAAGGCCGTGATGCGAGGCGGCAAGCCGGCAGTCAGTTCCGGATCGAGAACGGCGATATCCGCGTTGATGAACGGATGAATGAGATTGGCTTTTATTTGGATGGCCTCATTATAAAAGACAGCAATGGGCGAAACTTCTGATCCGGTTCCAGCGGTGGTCGGAACCGCGATGTGCGGAATCGGCATGTATGCCGCATCTGGCCATGAAACCAGATTCAACCCACTGGGAATCGCATCCTTGATGTCGTGAATCCCCAAGTGCAGCGCGTATTTTACGCCCTTGACCGTATCCAGTACGCTCCCGCCGCCGACAGCCAACAGGCTGTCCGCCGCAACATCCCGCGCAAAACGAAGGGCCTGATTGACGCTGGTGCTGGTCGCATCCTGATCAATATCCAGGTAAATGCCAACCAGCTCCGGCCCCGAACCTTGGGTGATGTTGCGGAAGAGGTCGGATACCATCTCGACCACACCCGCCTGCTCCAAGCCCCGGTCACTGAACAGTGCCACTCGCCGGGCCCCAAAACCACGAAACAGATCAGGAATCATCGAGCGCACGCCTGCGCCGCTGTAGATGGCTGTTCGCTGCATAAATTGCGAAAAGGAGGTCGACATCCACTTCACCTCTCTATCATATGTGATGACCGAAGGACAAATTGGCAATCGTAGCGGCTTTCCAAGGAAAACGTATCATTGATCACATCTTTTTCCAGATCGATGACGTAATGAAAGCCGGGTTGCGGCCTGAAGGGCTCATGGAAATAAACGGCCAGTCCGTCCTCCTCATATACTTGAACTCCCTTGACGGGCACGCCAGACGCCGGATACAACTGGGGTACGGGTCCTTCGCAACAACCGCTGCCAATCACCATGACCAGCGGTTCCGGCAACGACTCCCGGATCCGCTCCACGATCTGCCTGGCTGCTTCAGAAAACCGAATCACGGTCTCATCTCCTACATCTCCGAAAAAAGAACCCTGTACCAGGAACGTTGCGCAAGTTCCGGCACCAACGTGGCATGGACATGCTTGACTTGCGTATATTCATCCAGGGAATGCCTGCCCAGCTCACGCCCGACGCCGCTTTGCTTATATCCGCCGAAAGGCGCGTCGCTGCGAAGGCGATGCCAATCGTTGATCCAGACAGTACCGGCACGGAATCGTTTGGCGACCTCGAAGGCCTTGTTCACATCTTGCGTCCATACGCCCGCAGCCAGCCCGTACATCGTGTCATTGGCCATTTGTATCGCCTGATCCAAATCCTTATAGCGAATCACCGACAAGACAGGACCGAATATTTCTTCCTGAGCTATTTTCATGTCATTGGTGACGTCGACGAAAATGGTGGGCTCGATGAAATGGCCTTGTTCATATCCCGGTATCTTCGCCTCTTTGCCGCCGCAGACCACCTTTGCTCCTGCGGCCAGGCCCGATTCGATGTACGAGAGGATCGTCTCCTTTTGTTGACGCGAGATGACCGGACCGACATCGGTGGCCATATTCAGCGGATCACCCAGTTTTAACTTGGAAGTCAGCCTCACCAGCCCTTCGATCACCTGGTCGTAAATCTTCTCGGGCACAAACAGGCGGGTCCCCGATTCGCACAATTGGCCGGAATGCAGGAAAACGCCAAAAAGGCTCCCGGGCAGCGCAATCTCCAGATCAGCATCTTCCAGCAGAATATTCGGCGACTTCCCGCCCAGCTCCAGGGTGGTTTTCTTGATCGTCCCGGAGGCCAGTTGCATAATGCGGCGGCCGACTTCGGTCGAACCGGTAAAAGCCACCTTGTCCACATCGGGATGACTGACCAGCGGTTCCCCCACTGCCGCCCCAGAACCTGTGACCACATTCATCACACCGGGCGGGACAACCTTGGAAATAATTTCTGCCATCTTCAGCGTGGACAACGGTGTGTAACTGGCCGGCTTGATGACAATCGTGTTGCCCATGGCCAAGGCTGGCGCAATCTTCCAGGCGGCCAGCATCATGGGCATATTCCACGGTGTAATCGCCGCACAGACACCAACCGGCTCACGCCAGATCAAGCCATGTGCGGGACCCGGATAGGCCGGGACAGGCAAAACCTCAGAGTAGGGGTACTCCAGAATAAACTTCCCAAGCGTCTGAAACAGATCGACGACCATCATGATGTCAGAGGCAGCCAATCGGCGGATTGTCCCCCCCGAACTGATCGCTTCAAGATAAACCAATTCCTGGGCATGTTTGGCGATCAGCTGGGCAATCTGGAACATCGCCTCGCTCCGCTCCTTCGGCGTACGGTTGCTCCATACACCGGAATCAAAAGCTTCGCGCGCCGCCTTTACCGCCCGATGGACATCCTCCTCATTGCCTTTGGCCACCTTTGCGACGACGGCTCCCGTCGCAGGGTTGAACACATCATACGTCTCCCCCGTACTGGCAGGCGTCCACTGGCCATTAATAAATAACGGAAATGTCTGGACGTTGAGTTGAACGGTCACATGCTCCCCTCCCAAGGCATTCTTTTCATCAGGTAACGGAAACCCCAAACCTGAATCCGCTTTCAATAAAAGCTATTTTTAGCATATATAAAATTGTATAAAAAGAAAATCCCTACAAATGTAGGGATTGCCCCGCCGTTTTTCGAAAAGGAAAAAATTGTGATACGCCATGGCACAAACCCATCCCCATGGATGTGCCGCCGCATATTTTAAAAAACGATAGATCATACATGAGGACGAAATGAGCATGAAGATCGGCGGAAAGGGGATTTTACCCTCATGGATGCCAAGGTATCTGTTTCCGTGAGATATGTGCTGTTTTTTGTCTTGTTGCTCTTTGTATTGCTGGCCATCGTCACTCCATTAAAATAGGCGAAGAGATATTTCTCCTCGCCTCACTGCTTTTCAAAAGATCGCAGGAATCAACACCATCAGCAAACCAATAAGCACAAAGAAGCCGACAGGCGCGGCTATTTTCAACCGTTCGGAGTAGTACTCGCTATCCCGCAATTTCACTTTGGATTCAGCCATGATGCATCCTCCTTTTCGTGTCATCTCCGCGCTTGGAAATGGTTCCTGCCACTTCTCAAGGACCCATGCTTGTCATCATTGTACAACAAATCAGGGAGAAATGCAGCTGCCTTCTCCGCGCGCATCTACTCCTTTTCCCCTCTGGCTTTCGAGTTTCGCCCCTCCAGAATCAACCGGTTTTTCAGCTCCCATAACCGATGCGACAAGTCGACATGGTAGGTATGCGGGTTGATCAAGCGTTTGATTTCTTCGGAAAAAGTGGACAATTCCTGTTTGGCATAGGCCTGAATTTCCATGACAGAAGGGGATTGGTAGACCAGCTCGCCCCTGATGAAAACGGGGACCAACAGCGGACGGGCGGTAAAACGCTCCACCGTTTTTCGTTTCCAGGTATCGACAGGATCAAATAATTC harbors:
- a CDS encoding nucleotide pyrophosphohydrolase: MVTGNGDNVRCEKADLTLKEMQKMVDDYIGQFKVGYFSPLAMLARLSEEVGELAREINHHYGEKPKKADEPENSVDMELADCLFILVCFANSLGIDLESSFYKMMEKFRVRDAGRWELK
- a CDS encoding alcohol dehydrogenase, which encodes MSTSFSQFMQRTAIYSGAGVRSMIPDLFRGFGARRVALFSDRGLEQAGVVEMVSDLFRNITQGSGPELVGIYLDIDQDATSTSVNQALRFARDVAADSLLAVGGGSVLDTVKGVKYALHLGIHDIKDAIPSGLNLVSWPDAAYMPIPHIAVPTTAGTGSEVSPIAVFYNEAIQIKANLIHPFINADIAVLDPELTAGLPPRITAFTGFDALTHAIEAVASPRATAFTDAHALHAIRLIEANLPEAVENGKNLNARMQMLQASTMGIIAFGMSMAVVPVHNFAHAYGALFRIPHGLACAVFLPVVMESLPHLYMPKVADLAEALRLDARGKAPEQVLGEVVQKIRTLQQQVGLPSTFAEFNISADDLIKTIDAVASDPTAVFFRLPVELITAVGEKVAGFSTVST
- a CDS encoding aldehyde dehydrogenase: MTVQLNVQTFPLFINGQWTPASTGETYDVFNPATGAVVAKVAKGNEEDVHRAVKAAREAFDSGVWSNRTPKERSEAMFQIAQLIAKHAQELVYLEAISSGGTIRRLAASDIMMVVDLFQTLGKFILEYPYSEVLPVPAYPGPAHGLIWREPVGVCAAITPWNMPMMLAAWKIAPALAMGNTIVIKPASYTPLSTLKMAEIISKVVPPGVMNVVTGSGAAVGEPLVSHPDVDKVAFTGSTEVGRRIMQLASGTIKKTTLELGGKSPNILLEDADLEIALPGSLFGVFLHSGQLCESGTRLFVPEKIYDQVIEGLVRLTSKLKLGDPLNMATDVGPVISRQQKETILSYIESGLAAGAKVVCGGKEAKIPGYEQGHFIEPTIFVDVTNDMKIAQEEIFGPVLSVIRYKDLDQAIQMANDTMYGLAAGVWTQDVNKAFEVAKRFRAGTVWINDWHRLRSDAPFGGYKQSGVGRELGRHSLDEYTQVKHVHATLVPELAQRSWYRVLFSEM